In the genome of Montipora foliosa isolate CH-2021 chromosome 3, ASM3666993v2, whole genome shotgun sequence, one region contains:
- the LOC137998108 gene encoding uncharacterized protein, protein MLIGSRQRLSTFHNPPSLIIDGAPITQVTSTKSLGVHIDQTLSWNVHVETLCKKIASGIGALKRVRSFVPHETLRSIFMSLVQPHFDYCDSVWGCCGKTLASKLTKLQNRAARILTYSNYDANAYNLIQKLGWIKLDSQRTIRKAVMVYKSLNGLTPDYLSSKFVDRSSVSSYSLRDTEGKLAIPQPHTNYMKNSFSYTGAVLWNNLPIELRQADSLRAFRAGCERFFSSS, encoded by the coding sequence atgttgATCGGATCGAGGCAAAGGCTAAGCACGTTTCACAACCCTCCGTCACTTATTATTGACGGTGCACCTATAACTCAAGTTACCTCTACGAAATCTCTAGGTGTTCATATTGATCAGACTTTATCTTGGAATGTTCATGTTGAGACTTTATGTAAGAAAATCGCGTCTGGTATTGGAGCGTTGAAGAGAGTGAGGTCTTTCGTTCCACATGAGACTCTCCGATCAATCTTCATGTCTTTAGTAcagcctcactttgattactgcgATTCTGTCTGGGGATGTTGCGGCAAAACCCTAGCCagtaaacttacaaaacttcaaaatcgcGCTGCGCGTATACTCACTTACTCGAACTATGATGCCAACGCTTATAACCTTATCCAAAAACTTGGAtggataaaacttgattctcaaCGAACAATCCGTAAGGCTGTGATGGTTTATAAGTCGCTTAATGGTCTTACTCCCGATTACCTTAGTTCTAAATTTGTTGACCGTAGTAGCGTCTCCAGTTACTCCTTAAGGGACACAGAGGGCAAACTAGCTATCCCACAGCCACACACAAACTATAtgaaaaatagcttcagctacactggagcagttctttggaataatttacCAATCGAATTGAGGCAGGCTGACTCCCTTAGAGCGTTCCGGGCTGGCTGCGagcgtttcttttcatcaagttaA